In Zingiber officinale cultivar Zhangliang unplaced genomic scaffold, Zo_v1.1 ctg81, whole genome shotgun sequence, a single genomic region encodes these proteins:
- the LOC122037790 gene encoding uncharacterized protein LOC122037790, producing the protein MSNRFSESSTEVLTCIACLDPKDSFSQFDIGKLLHLAELYPEDFSLTDRAILEDQLETYIQNVRGEFSMIEDLGSLAKKMVETGKNTIFPLAYCLIELALVLPVATASVERVFSAMKIIKTDLRNRMGDEWMNDSLVVYIEKDIFATIENEQILQHFQQMSTRRIQLPPLVCMSRSIWWFKY; encoded by the coding sequence ATGAGTAATCGGTTTTCAGAATCAAGTACGGAGGTACTTACTTGCATTGCTTGCTTAGATCCAAAGGACTCTTTTTCTCAATTTGATATTGGTAAGCTACTCCACCTTGCTGAACTTTATCCGGAGGACTTTTCATTGACTGATCGTGCAATACTTGAGGACCAACTTGAGACTTACATTCAAAATGTACGAGGTGAATTTTCTATGATTGAAGATTTGGGAAGTCTTGCTAAAAAGATGGTTGAAACGGGGAAGAATACAATTTTTCCATTGGCATATTGTTTGATCGAGTTAGCATTAGTTTTACCAGTTGCAACTGCTTCTGTTGAAAGAGTTTTTTCTGCGATGAAAATTATCAAGACTGATTTGCGTAATAGGATGGGGGATGAGTGGATGAATGACAGTTTGGTAGTATACATCGAGAAGGACATTTTTGCTACAATTGAAAATGAACAAATTTTACAGCATTTTCAACAGATGAGCACTCGTAGGATCCAGTTGCCTCCTCTTGTTTGTATGTCTAGATCGATCTGGTGGTTcaagtattaa
- the LOC122037791 gene encoding zinc finger MYM-type protein 1-like, which yields MTNWRKAMEVFNTHVGGVASAHNDARTQLEAFKNQRQSVSHLLQAQGREMEVAYHTRLTETLDVTRFLLKQGLPFRGHDESLNSSNKGNFLELIEWYTQRNDEVAKTMNENAPGNNQMKSPTVQKDLTRACAAEVTNVILNDIKDNIFSLMVDECRDISIKEQMGVVLRYVNRHGCVIERFLAIIERSRYDGASNMRGEYNGLKALILKENSSARYVHCFAHQLQLVVVAVAKSNRIVSDFFQYVTMIVNIIGASCKRKDKFRQLEHDRLVECLEKGDIVSGKGKNQEISLKRPGDTRWGSHYMTIIRLMSTWTSVLQVLENVYDDGTNDDNSGIATSLIDKMENYEFVFVMHLMKSLFGITNELSLALQQKDQNIVLAVSLIKTMKVRLQKLREEGWENFWTSSTNFVVTT from the exons ATGACTAATTGGAGAAAAGCAATGGAAGTATTTAATACGCATGTTGGTGGTGTAGCTAGTGCTCACAATGATGCGAGAACACAACTTGAGGCTTTTAAAAATCAACGACAAAGTGTGTCACATTTGCTACAAGCACAGGGGCGTGAAATGGAGGTTGCATATCACACTCGATTAACGGAAACTTTAGATGTTACACGCTTTCTTTTGAAACAAGGTTTGCCTTTCCGTGGACATGACGAGTCATTGAATTCTTCAAATAAAGGTAACTTTCTTGAATTGATTGAGTGGTATACCCAAAGAAATGATGAGGTTGCCAAGACCATGAATGAAAATGCCCCTGGAAACAATCAAATGAAGTCTCCAACAGttcaaaaggatttaacacgGGCTTGTGCTGCTGAAGTCACAAATGTCATTCTTAATGATATAAAAGACAATATATTTTCTCTTATGGTTGATGAGTGTCGAGATATTTCAATCAAAGAACAAATGGGAGTTGTTTTAAGATACGTGAACAGACATGGATGTGTTATTGAAAGATTTCTTGCTATT ATTGAGAGGTCAAGATACGATGGAGCTTCAAATATGCGAGGTGAGTATAATGGATTGAAGGCTCTTATATTGAAGGAAAATTCATCTGCAAGATATGTCCATTGTTTTGCTCACCAACTTCAACTAGTTGTTGTTGCAGTTGCTAAAAGCAATCGAATTGTGAGTGATTTCTTCCAATATGTTACTATGATTGTGAATATTATTGGTGCTTCATGcaaaagaaaagataagtttAGACAACTTGAACATGATAGACTTGTAGAATGTTTGGAGAAAGGTGATATTGTTAGTGGCAAAGGAAAAAATCAGGAAATCAGTTTAAAACGACCAGGGGATACTCGTTGGGGTTCACATTACATGACTATTATCCGTTTGATGTCTACGTGGACTTCTGTTTTACAAGTGCTTGAAAATGTGTATGATGATGGTACTAATGATGATAATAGTGGTATCGCCACCAGTTTAATTGATAAGATGGAGAATTATGAATTTGTGTTTGTGATGCATTTGATGAAATCTTTATTCGGAATCACAAATGAGTTGTCACTTGCCTTACAACAAAAGGATCAAAACATTGTACTGGCTGTCAGTTTGATCAAGACAATGAAAGTTCGATTACAAAAATTGAGAGAGGAAGGATGGGAGAATTTTTGGACGTCGTCAACAAATTTTGTAGTAACCACATGA
- the LOC122037789 gene encoding arabinogalactan protein 16-like, whose product MARALSFGLMAVIAAVAFGLALTPVVQAVSPAPAPAPTSDGVSVDQGIAYLLMLVALVLTYLIHPLDASSPYKLF is encoded by the exons ATGGCTCGGGCCCTTTCTTTTGGTTTGATGGCGGTCATAGCGGCAGTCGCTTTCGGCCTGGCGCTAACGCCGGTCGTCCAGGCGGTTTCTCCCGCGCCGGCGCCGGCGCCGACCAGTGACG GAGTATCAGTCGACCAAGGGATTGCTTACCTTCTTATGCTGGTGGCGCTGGTGCTCACCTATCTCATCCACCCCTTGGACGCCTCCTCCCCGTACAAGCTCTTCTGA